A genomic stretch from Corynebacterium terpenotabidum Y-11 includes:
- the zwf gene encoding glucose-6-phosphate dehydrogenase, giving the protein MTGNLLRDAEDRRLPRIAGPCGLVIFGVTGDLARKKLLPAVYDLANRGLLPAGFSLVGYGRRDWTKEEFEAEVLSSVRDRARTPWRDSVWDQLAAGIQFVKGDFVTDEAFDNLAAMTRRMDADRGTAGNWAYYLSVPPQYFSDVCNQLERSGLADSSNGWRRVVIEKPFGHDEESARKLNQTVNSVFPESSVFRIDHYLGKETVQNILVLRFANQIFEPLFNSRYIDHVQITMAEDIGLGGRAGYYDGIGAARDVMQNHLLQLLALVAMDEPVTFSPGELKAEKLKVLKATRAVEPFAQTTAHGQYTAGWQGSEFVPGLREEDGFDPDSGTETYAAATFGINSRRWAGVPFYLRTGKRLGRRVTEIALVFKSAPHQSFTAGQTEAQGDNVLVIRVQPDEGVLLRFGSKVPGSAMDVRDVNMDFSYSEAFTEQSPEAYERLILDALLDEGSLFPTNEEVEESWRILDPVLTHWAETGRPEEYRAGTWGPAGADRMLGREQRTWRRP; this is encoded by the coding sequence GTGACAGGCAATCTGTTGCGGGACGCTGAAGACCGGCGTCTCCCCCGCATCGCTGGCCCCTGCGGCCTGGTGATTTTCGGAGTCACCGGTGACCTCGCCCGCAAGAAGCTGCTGCCCGCCGTCTATGACCTCGCCAACCGGGGTCTGCTCCCCGCCGGATTCAGTCTCGTCGGATACGGCCGCCGCGACTGGACCAAGGAGGAGTTCGAGGCGGAGGTGCTGTCCAGCGTCCGCGACCGGGCCCGCACCCCCTGGCGTGATTCGGTCTGGGACCAGCTCGCCGCCGGCATCCAGTTCGTCAAGGGCGACTTCGTCACCGACGAGGCCTTTGACAACCTCGCCGCGATGACTCGCCGGATGGACGCCGACCGCGGCACCGCCGGCAACTGGGCCTACTACCTCTCCGTGCCGCCACAGTACTTCTCGGACGTGTGCAACCAGCTGGAACGCTCCGGCCTGGCCGACAGCTCCAACGGTTGGCGTCGCGTCGTCATCGAGAAGCCCTTCGGTCACGACGAGGAGTCCGCCCGGAAGCTGAACCAGACGGTGAACTCGGTCTTCCCTGAGTCCTCGGTCTTCCGTATCGACCACTACCTGGGCAAGGAGACGGTGCAGAACATCCTGGTGCTGCGCTTCGCCAACCAGATTTTCGAGCCGCTGTTCAACTCCCGCTACATCGACCACGTGCAGATCACCATGGCCGAGGACATCGGCCTGGGGGGCCGGGCCGGCTACTACGACGGAATCGGTGCCGCCCGTGACGTCATGCAGAACCACCTCCTTCAGCTACTCGCCCTCGTGGCGATGGACGAACCGGTGACCTTCTCCCCCGGCGAACTCAAGGCGGAGAAACTCAAGGTCCTCAAGGCGACCCGCGCGGTGGAGCCGTTCGCACAGACCACCGCCCACGGCCAGTACACCGCCGGTTGGCAGGGCTCCGAGTTCGTCCCGGGTCTGCGGGAAGAAGACGGCTTCGACCCCGATTCCGGCACCGAGACCTACGCCGCCGCCACCTTCGGCATCAACTCCCGCCGCTGGGCCGGGGTGCCGTTCTACCTGCGCACCGGCAAGCGGCTGGGACGCCGGGTCACGGAGATCGCCCTGGTCTTCAAGTCCGCACCGCACCAGTCCTTCACCGCGGGGCAGACCGAGGCCCAGGGCGACAATGTCCTGGTCATCCGGGTTCAACCCGATGAGGGTGTGCTGTTGCGCTTCGGCTCGAAGGTCCCGGGCTCGGCCATGGACGTCCGCGACGTGAACATGGACTTCTCCTACTCGGAGGCCTTCACCGAGCAGTCGCCCGAAGCCTATGAGCGGCTCATTCTCGACGCACTGCTCGATGAAGGCAGCCTCTTCCCCACCAACGAAGAGGTCGAGGAATCCTGGCGGATCCTCGACCCCGTGCTCACCCACTGGGCGGAGACCGGCCGTCCCGAGGAATACCGGGCCGGAACCTGGGGCCCGGCCGGCGCAGACCGGATGCTGGGCCGTGAACAGCGAACCTGGAGGCGACCGTGA
- a CDS encoding glucose-6-phosphate dehydrogenase assembly protein OpcA, giving the protein MTTPESTGVGSSGVGQLDGRMNLGRTTTHRITRALRSLREKRGEVTTGRVLTLIVSARSEEDLDSVVRGANEASREHPARVIVVIHDRSTDEVSLDAELIVGGQAGAAEIIFMRLHGELADHADSVVMPLLLPDTPVVVWWPFTSPRNPAGDSLGRLASRRITDSFSDAAAGKGAKAIFRRRIGYTPGDSDLVWSRITPWRGLLSSAVEQHAGDTVTGVDITGPAEDPAVDIAAGWLADRFSVPVTRYAGTSPAVPIDDEGLATAPVERVVLHFTGGDLVMEVLDHRSVRILDGETDNIVTLHRRTLGECLAEELRHLEPDAAFGDALHGLPRVRVAREPAPAPVEESHR; this is encoded by the coding sequence GTGACCACACCCGAATCCACCGGAGTCGGTTCTTCCGGCGTCGGACAGCTCGACGGCCGAATGAACCTCGGCCGCACCACCACCCACCGCATCACCAGGGCCCTGCGCTCGCTGCGGGAGAAGCGCGGCGAGGTCACCACCGGCCGCGTCCTCACCCTCATCGTCTCCGCACGCTCCGAGGAAGACCTCGACTCCGTCGTCCGTGGGGCCAATGAGGCGTCTCGGGAGCATCCGGCCCGCGTCATCGTGGTCATCCATGACCGCTCCACCGATGAGGTCTCCCTCGACGCCGAACTCATTGTCGGTGGTCAGGCGGGTGCGGCAGAGATCATCTTCATGCGGCTGCACGGGGAACTCGCCGACCACGCCGACTCCGTCGTCATGCCCCTGCTCCTGCCGGACACCCCCGTCGTGGTCTGGTGGCCGTTCACCTCCCCGCGCAACCCGGCCGGAGATTCACTGGGCAGGCTGGCGTCCCGTCGGATCACCGACTCCTTCTCGGACGCCGCGGCGGGCAAGGGCGCCAAAGCGATCTTCCGCCGCCGGATCGGCTACACCCCGGGTGATTCCGACCTGGTGTGGAGCCGGATCACCCCGTGGCGTGGACTGTTGTCCAGTGCCGTCGAGCAGCACGCCGGGGACACGGTCACCGGGGTCGACATCACCGGGCCCGCCGAGGATCCGGCCGTCGACATCGCCGCCGGCTGGCTCGCCGACCGCTTCAGTGTGCCGGTGACCCGCTACGCAGGAACCTCCCCGGCGGTCCCCATCGACGACGAGGGACTTGCCACAGCACCCGTGGAGCGGGTTGTCCTCCACTTCACCGGCGGTGACCTGGTCATGGAGGTCCTGGACCACCGCAGTGTCCGGATCCTCGACGGGGAGACCGACAATATCGTCACCCTGCACCGGCGCACCCTCGGCGAATGCCTCGCCGAGGAGTTGCGTCACCTGGAACCGGACGCCGCTTTCGGCGATGCCCTGCACGGGCTGCCGCGGGTGAGAGTGGCCCGGGAACCCGCCCCCGCCCCCGTCGAGGAGAGTCACCGGTGA
- the pgl gene encoding 6-phosphogluconolactonase gives MSVAQCVTWPDQRSLVAGVARNIVDLLVDVQKHGGVGGASGNDGMARIVLTGGGAGIGVLAELAVLDHAATQTAETFPVDAVDWTRVHVFFGDERYVPADHPERNEGQADAALLDHVGIPADHVHRFPVPTPGEDPTGPGLDAAAGAYAATLAEFAPAGFDLHLLGMGPEGHINSLFPHTPELNSPEQVVAVRDCPKPPPERVSLTLSAISSARQVWMLVCGGSKREAAGHAVSGDDPAQWPAAGARGCVGTVVHVDAGADPR, from the coding sequence GTGAGCGTCGCGCAGTGCGTCACCTGGCCGGACCAGCGGTCGCTGGTGGCCGGTGTCGCCCGGAACATTGTCGACCTGCTCGTCGACGTCCAGAAGCACGGTGGTGTCGGCGGGGCGTCGGGCAACGACGGGATGGCCCGGATCGTGCTCACCGGTGGCGGCGCAGGGATCGGCGTCCTTGCTGAACTGGCGGTGCTCGACCATGCGGCGACGCAGACCGCGGAGACCTTCCCGGTCGACGCTGTCGACTGGACCCGGGTCCACGTCTTCTTCGGTGACGAACGGTACGTCCCGGCCGACCACCCCGAGCGCAATGAGGGGCAGGCAGACGCCGCCCTGCTCGACCACGTCGGCATCCCCGCCGACCATGTGCACCGCTTCCCGGTGCCGACCCCGGGCGAGGATCCGACCGGTCCGGGGCTGGACGCCGCGGCCGGGGCCTATGCGGCGACCCTTGCGGAGTTCGCCCCCGCCGGGTTCGACCTGCACCTGCTGGGTATGGGACCGGAGGGGCACATCAACTCACTGTTTCCGCACACTCCTGAGCTGAATTCGCCGGAACAGGTTGTTGCGGTCCGGGACTGCCCCAAGCCGCCGCCGGAACGGGTGTCTCTGACGCTGTCGGCGATCTCCTCGGCGCGTCAGGTCTGGATGCTTGTCTGCGGTGGGTCGAAGCGGGAGGCTGCCGGACATGCCGTGTCCGGGGATGATCCGGCCCAGTGGCCGGCTGCGGGTGCCCGCGGTTGCGTGGGCACAGTGGTCCATGTGGACGCTGGCGCTGACCCGCGCTGA
- the secG gene encoding preprotein translocase subunit SecG: MILTLQILLVITSLLMGLSILLHKGKGGGLSSLFGGGMQSSLSGSTVVEKNLDRLTIITAVLWLAAIIGLNLVLNYDL, encoded by the coding sequence GTGATTCTCACCCTCCAGATCCTGCTGGTGATCACCAGTCTCCTCATGGGGCTGTCCATCCTGCTGCACAAGGGCAAGGGCGGCGGACTGTCGAGCCTCTTCGGCGGCGGCATGCAGTCGAGCCTGTCCGGTTCCACCGTGGTGGAGAAGAACCTCGACCGGCTGACCATCATCACTGCGGTGCTCTGGCTGGCGGCCATTATCGGTCTGAACCTGGTGCTCAACTACGACCTCTAG